The following are encoded in a window of Alphaproteobacteria bacterium genomic DNA:
- a CDS encoding transcriptional regulator, which translates to MAKPKVQIIQPSLDLRKRAVNFKTGFGVILTPEETVKLQTVVEKSSDGFVRQIAAKLKQLREALAALDDGVAPNPGLIERVASDALEIKGLGGTFKFPLLTQIAKSLHDYAAQIKDANVWHGVIFAHHIDALYVVLAQRITGLGGKVEAELLKALRQASTKYK; encoded by the coding sequence GTGGCCAAACCCAAAGTCCAGATCATTCAGCCGTCGCTGGATCTGCGCAAACGCGCGGTCAATTTCAAGACCGGCTTCGGCGTCATCCTCACGCCCGAGGAGACGGTGAAGCTGCAGACGGTGGTCGAGAAATCCTCCGACGGCTTCGTGCGGCAGATCGCCGCGAAGCTGAAGCAGCTGCGCGAGGCGCTGGCCGCCCTCGACGACGGCGTGGCGCCCAATCCGGGATTGATCGAGCGCGTCGCGTCGGACGCGCTGGAGATCAAGGGACTCGGCGGCACGTTCAAGTTTCCGCTGCTCACGCAGATCGCCAAGTCGCTGCACGACTACGCCGCGCAGATCAAAGACGCGAATGTGTGGCACGGCGTGATCTTCGCCCATCACATCGACGCGCTTTACGTCGTGCTCGCCCAGCGCATCACCGGACTGGGCGGCAAGGTCGAAGCGGAACTGCTCAAAGCGCTGCGCCAAGCGTCGACCAAGTACAAGTAA
- a CDS encoding PAS domain-containing protein gives MDLKAEIDGLPAEDALDSRGRHLFDYWAAKRGARKMPARADLEPGDIPGHLPDIGLVDVLGEDPYFRYRLLGTRQVAARGFDPTGRPVVEGYLGQDVPGMREQVLSNYRSVIAGGRPLFRDTSVRGQDNRGDMLWGGRYIARYTLFLPLAADGANTDMVLFFTNFENC, from the coding sequence TTGGATTTGAAGGCCGAAATCGACGGGCTGCCGGCGGAAGACGCGCTCGATTCGCGCGGCCGGCATTTGTTCGATTATTGGGCCGCCAAGCGGGGGGCGCGGAAAATGCCCGCGCGCGCCGATCTCGAACCCGGCGATATTCCCGGGCATCTGCCCGATATCGGCCTGGTCGACGTGCTGGGCGAGGATCCCTATTTTCGCTATCGCTTGCTCGGCACGCGGCAGGTCGCCGCGCGCGGTTTCGATCCGACCGGGCGGCCGGTGGTCGAAGGCTATCTCGGCCAAGACGTGCCCGGCATGCGCGAACAGGTTCTGTCGAATTATCGCAGCGTGATCGCCGGCGGGCGGCCGCTATTCCGCGACACGTCGGTGCGCGGGCAGGACAATCGCGGCGATATGCTGTGGGGCGGGCGCTATATCGCGCGCTATACGCTGTTCCTGCCGCTGGCGGCCGACGGTGCGAACACGGACATGGTCCTGTTCTTCACCAATTTCGAGAATTGCTAG
- a CDS encoding response regulator, translated as MPEKIDFSKIRFLICDPNALSLTMLGDILSMLGANYVRRVNDFEKAMGVLKEGNIDIVITEYDLPVEGGNKLCDYIRNDPASRDRLMPVIMLTARSEEQYVIEARDHGVNEFVAKPYTVDSLYKRLSSVIAYPRPFISAPGYFGPDRRRKQMPFNGKERRGVDPNAKPS; from the coding sequence ATGCCCGAAAAGATCGATTTCAGCAAAATCCGGTTTTTGATCTGCGACCCCAACGCGCTGTCGCTGACGATGCTGGGCGATATCCTGTCCATGCTGGGGGCGAATTACGTCCGCCGCGTGAACGATTTCGAGAAGGCGATGGGTGTCCTCAAAGAGGGCAATATCGACATCGTCATCACCGAATACGACCTGCCGGTCGAGGGCGGGAACAAGCTGTGCGACTATATCCGCAACGATCCCGCCTCGCGCGACCGGTTGATGCCCGTCATCATGCTGACCGCGCGGTCGGAGGAGCAGTACGTGATCGAGGCGCGCGACCACGGGGTGAACGAGTTCGTCGCGAAACCCTATACGGTCGACTCGCTCTATAAGCGTTTGTCGTCGGTCATCGCCTATCCGCGGCCGTTCATCTCGGCGCCCGGCTATTTCGGGCCCGACCGGCGGCGCAAGCAGATGCCTTTCAACGGCAAAGAACGGCGCGGGGTCGATCCCAACGCCAAGCCGAGCTAA
- a CDS encoding glutathione S-transferase family protein yields MILIGQFDSPYVRRVGIALKLYGLAFEHRPWSTFGEADKIRAYNPLLRVPTLVLPDGDVLIESHAILDYVDSLVPAGKRLYPVAEPDRHRAIKVAALATGFADKAVSLFYEKVLHDKASTMIDTRWRDQIGGALNALEADRASRATPYWFGATIGHADIAVACALRHARDAHPGLIPFDRLPALAAHSQLCEALPVFREISQVFIPPS; encoded by the coding sequence ATGATCCTGATCGGCCAATTCGACTCGCCTTATGTGCGCCGGGTCGGCATCGCGCTGAAGCTCTACGGCCTGGCTTTCGAGCATCGCCCGTGGTCGACCTTCGGCGAGGCCGACAAGATCCGCGCCTATAACCCGCTGCTGCGCGTGCCCACGCTGGTGCTGCCGGATGGCGACGTGCTGATCGAAAGCCACGCGATCCTCGATTACGTCGACTCGCTGGTGCCGGCCGGAAAGCGCCTATACCCGGTGGCCGAGCCCGATCGCCATCGCGCGATCAAGGTCGCGGCCTTGGCCACCGGCTTCGCCGACAAGGCGGTCAGCCTGTTCTACGAAAAAGTGCTGCACGACAAGGCGTCCACGATGATCGACACGCGCTGGCGCGACCAGATCGGCGGCGCGTTGAACGCGCTGGAAGCCGACCGCGCATCGCGGGCCACGCCATATTGGTTCGGCGCGACGATCGGGCATGCCGATATCGCGGTCGCCTGCGCGCTGCGGCACGCGCGCGATGCGCATCCGGGTTTGATCCCGTTCGATCGCCTGCCCGCCCTCGCCGCGCATTCGCAGCTTTGCGAAGCGTTGCCGGTGTTCCGGGAGATTTCGCAGGTCTTCATCCCGCCGTCGTAA
- the fumC gene encoding class II fumarate hydratase produces the protein MADRAATRIERDSFGPIEVAADRYWGAQTQRSVELFRIGDERIPEPLIRAFGAQKKAAALANLALGELPAELGPMLLKACDEVIAGVLSDHFPLVVWQTGSGTQTNMNANEVVANRANELLGHKLGEKKPVHPNDHVNRGQSSNDSFPTAMHIAVVAEIHDHLLPALQRLHEVLLAKATETAGLIKIGRTHLQDAVPMTMGQEIGAWARQVELGMTRVEQTMPRLYRVAQGGTAVGTGLNAHKQFPARFAQELARLTNLPFMPAEDKFEAIAAHDAMVECSGTLNTLAAGLFKIANDVRLLASGPRSGLGELALPENEPGSSIMPGKVNPTQAEALTMVCAQVMGNHVAVTISGASGHLQLNVFKPVIAYNVLQSIRLLGDAALSFAENCIAGMAPIPATVAHHLERSLMLVTALNPHIGYDNAAKIAKHAHAHNLTLKEAAVGLGLVTEADFDRWVQPIDMLSPRDKKQSGE, from the coding sequence ATGGCGGACCGAGCCGCGACGCGGATCGAACGCGACAGTTTCGGGCCCATCGAGGTGGCCGCCGACCGGTATTGGGGCGCGCAGACGCAGCGCAGCGTCGAGCTATTCCGAATCGGCGACGAGCGCATCCCCGAACCGCTGATCCGCGCTTTCGGCGCCCAGAAAAAAGCGGCGGCCCTGGCTAATCTCGCTTTGGGCGAGTTACCGGCCGAGCTGGGGCCGATGCTGCTGAAGGCCTGCGACGAAGTGATCGCCGGCGTGCTGTCCGATCATTTCCCGCTGGTCGTCTGGCAGACCGGGTCGGGCACCCAGACCAATATGAACGCCAACGAGGTCGTGGCGAATCGCGCGAACGAATTGCTCGGCCATAAGCTCGGCGAGAAGAAGCCGGTGCACCCCAACGATCACGTCAATCGCGGGCAATCGTCGAACGACTCCTTCCCCACCGCGATGCACATTGCGGTCGTTGCGGAAATTCACGATCACCTGCTGCCCGCCCTTCAGCGCCTGCACGAAGTGCTGCTCGCCAAGGCGACCGAAACGGCGGGGCTGATCAAGATCGGCCGCACGCATTTGCAGGACGCCGTGCCCATGACGATGGGCCAGGAAATCGGCGCCTGGGCCCGCCAGGTCGAACTGGGCATGACGCGCGTCGAGCAGACGATGCCGCGCCTCTATCGCGTCGCCCAAGGCGGGACCGCCGTTGGCACGGGGCTGAACGCGCATAAGCAATTTCCCGCGCGTTTCGCGCAGGAACTGGCCCGGCTGACCAACCTTCCCTTCATGCCCGCCGAGGATAAGTTCGAGGCGATCGCCGCCCACGACGCGATGGTCGAATGCTCGGGGACCCTCAACACGCTGGCCGCGGGCCTGTTCAAGATCGCCAACGACGTGCGCCTGCTCGCCTCGGGCCCGCGCTCGGGCCTGGGCGAACTCGCCTTGCCGGAGAACGAGCCCGGCTCCTCGATCATGCCCGGCAAGGTCAATCCGACCCAGGCCGAAGCGCTGACGATGGTCTGCGCCCAAGTGATGGGCAATCACGTCGCCGTCACGATTTCGGGCGCGAGCGGCCATTTGCAGCTCAACGTCTTCAAGCCGGTGATCGCCTATAACGTGCTGCAATCGATCCGATTGCTGGGCGACGCCGCCCTGTCCTTCGCCGAGAACTGCATCGCGGGCATGGCGCCGATCCCGGCGACGGTCGCCCACCATCTCGAGCGCTCGCTGATGCTGGTGACGGCGCTCAACCCGCATATCGGCTACGACAACGCCGCAAAAATCGCCAAACACGCCCATGCCCATAACCTGACGCTCAAGGAAGCCGCCGTCGGTCTGGGTCTTGTCACTGAAGCGGATTTCGACCGCTGGGTTCAGCCGATCGACATGCTGAGCCCGCGGGACAAAAAACAATCGGGGGAGTAG
- the queC gene encoding 7-cyano-7-deazaguanine synthase QueC, with protein sequence MSDSALVLFSGGQDSTACLAWALRRYARVETVGFDYGQRHRVELDCRRDVLSAIRAAFPEWDAKLGEDHMVDLAALGAISQTSLTRETAFEYARDGLPNSFVPGRNLLFFTFAAAIAYRRGLKRLVGGMCETDYSGYPDCRDDTMKALQVTLSLGFDKRLVIETPLMWIDKAATWEMTRELGGDKLVDLAVEHTHSCYAGDRTKRHDWGYGCGVCPACELRAAGWKKWRATK encoded by the coding sequence ATGTCTGACTCCGCCCTTGTTCTGTTTTCCGGCGGGCAGGACTCCACCGCCTGCCTGGCCTGGGCGCTACGCCGTTATGCCCGCGTCGAAACCGTTGGATTCGACTATGGCCAACGCCACCGCGTGGAACTCGATTGCCGGCGCGACGTGCTGTCCGCGATCCGCGCCGCGTTTCCCGAATGGGACGCCAAATTGGGCGAGGACCATATGGTCGATCTGGCGGCGCTGGGCGCGATCTCGCAGACGTCGCTGACGCGCGAAACGGCGTTCGAATATGCGCGCGACGGCCTGCCCAACAGCTTCGTGCCGGGGCGCAATCTGCTGTTCTTCACCTTCGCGGCGGCGATCGCCTATCGGCGCGGCTTGAAGCGCCTGGTCGGCGGCATGTGCGAGACCGATTACTCGGGCTATCCCGATTGCCGCGACGACACGATGAAGGCGCTGCAAGTCACGTTATCGCTCGGCTTCGACAAGCGTCTCGTGATCGAAACGCCGTTGATGTGGATCGACAAGGCCGCGACCTGGGAAATGACCCGCGAACTGGGCGGCGACAAACTGGTCGATCTGGCCGTCGAACACACCCATTCCTGCTATGCGGGCGACCGGACCAAACGCCACGATTGGGGCTATGGCTGCGGCGTGTGCCCGGCTTGCGAATTGCGCGCGGCGGGCTGGAAGAAATGGCGCGCAACGAAATAA
- a CDS encoding ribbon-helix-helix domain-containing protein, giving the protein MAGSIRKRSVVIAGHRTSISLEPEFWTALKDIARKRNASINDLVTEIDKMRAARDQAGNLSSALRVYVLQALTGTLPAIAPVVAAAATAQPAQKPL; this is encoded by the coding sequence ATGGCCGGATCGATTCGCAAACGCTCGGTGGTTATCGCAGGGCACCGGACGAGCATTTCGTTGGAGCCGGAATTTTGGACCGCGCTCAAAGACATCGCGCGCAAGCGCAACGCATCGATCAACGATCTCGTGACCGAGATCGACAAGATGCGCGCGGCGCGCGATCAGGCGGGGAACCTGTCCAGCGCGTTGCGCGTCTATGTGTTGCAGGCGCTGACCGGCACGCTGCCGGCGATCGCCCCGGTGGTCGCGGCCGCGGCGACGGCGCAACCGGCGCAAAAGCCGCTCTGA
- a CDS encoding homospermidine synthase, whose protein sequence is MTEYKKHVTFGGRLVMVGFGSIGQGVLPLILRHVEMPKDRIVIVTAEPRGIDEAAEYGIEFVQTALTRDNYRAELTKRLGKGDFLLNLSVDVSSVALIELAHELGAFYLDTCIEPWAGGYTDPSLTPSQRSNYALRESARKLRGKFAGGPTAVLTHGANPGLVSHFVKEALLKIAADTGRKAAIPASREGWAALARDLGVKTIHVAERDTQVAAVAKQPGEFVNTWSIDGFVGEGQQPAELGWGSHEKRLPEDGRRHDFGCDAAIYLMRPGAATRVRTWTPNEGPFHGFLITHNEAISIADYYTVAQAGKPVYRPTVHYAYHPCDDAVLSIHEIAGKNWRLQPSKRLMMEEIIKGVDELGVLLMGHAKGALWYGSHLSIDEARKLAPHNNATSLQVTAAVLAGMIWALENPNSGVVEADEIDHVRCMEICRPYLGEVSGTYTDWTPLQDREKLFPEQLDRECPWQFENFRVA, encoded by the coding sequence ATGACCGAGTACAAGAAGCATGTGACGTTCGGCGGCCGTTTGGTGATGGTGGGCTTCGGCTCCATCGGCCAAGGCGTGCTGCCGCTCATCTTGCGCCATGTTGAAATGCCCAAGGACCGCATCGTCATCGTGACGGCGGAGCCGCGCGGCATCGACGAAGCGGCGGAATACGGGATCGAGTTCGTCCAGACCGCGCTGACCCGCGACAATTATCGCGCGGAACTGACCAAGCGCCTGGGCAAGGGCGACTTCCTGCTGAATCTGTCGGTCGACGTCTCGTCGGTCGCCTTGATCGAACTCGCGCACGAGCTGGGCGCCTTCTACCTCGACACCTGCATCGAGCCCTGGGCCGGCGGCTATACCGACCCGTCGCTCACGCCCTCGCAGCGTTCGAACTACGCGCTGCGCGAATCGGCGCGCAAACTGCGCGGCAAATTCGCCGGCGGTCCGACCGCCGTGCTGACCCACGGCGCCAATCCGGGCCTGGTGTCGCATTTCGTCAAGGAAGCGCTGCTCAAGATCGCCGCCGACACCGGCCGCAAGGCCGCGATCCCGGCGAGCCGCGAGGGCTGGGCGGCGCTGGCGCGCGACCTGGGCGTCAAGACGATCCATGTCGCCGAGCGCGACACCCAAGTCGCCGCCGTGGCCAAGCAGCCGGGCGAATTCGTCAACACCTGGTCGATCGACGGCTTCGTGGGCGAAGGCCAGCAGCCGGCCGAATTGGGCTGGGGCAGCCACGAAAAGCGCCTGCCCGAAGACGGCCGCCGCCACGATTTCGGCTGTGACGCGGCGATCTATCTGATGCGCCCGGGTGCCGCGACGCGCGTGCGCACCTGGACGCCGAACGAAGGGCCGTTCCACGGCTTCCTGATCACGCATAACGAGGCGATCTCGATCGCCGATTACTACACGGTCGCGCAGGCCGGGAAGCCCGTGTACCGGCCGACCGTCCACTACGCCTATCACCCGTGCGACGACGCCGTGTTGTCGATCCACGAGATCGCCGGCAAGAATTGGCGCCTGCAGCCTTCCAAGCGCTTGATGATGGAAGAAATCATCAAGGGCGTGGACGAGCTGGGCGTGCTGCTGATGGGCCATGCCAAGGGTGCGCTTTGGTACGGCTCGCATCTATCGATCGACGAAGCGCGCAAACTGGCACCGCATAACAACGCGACGTCGCTTCAAGTCACGGCGGCCGTTCTGGCCGGCATGATCTGGGCGCTGGAGAACCCGAATTCGGGCGTGGTCGAAGCCGACGAAATCGATCACGTGCGCTGCATGGAGATTTGCCGCCCGTATCTGGGCGAAGTCTCCGGGACCTACACCGATTGGACGCCGCTACAGGACCGCGAAAAACTGTTCCCCGAACAGCTCGATCGCGAATGCCCGTGGCAATTCGAAAACTTCCGCGTCGCTTGA
- a CDS encoding class I SAM-dependent methyltransferase — protein sequence MRENGDDLDLLLAAIKPRDEARALFANAAAHPALAAWGSHLDCRQDWKPDADALTQSGAKLVDAATGPYDAAFVRLQRQRQRHLGTLARALGALKPGGILAVCGLNAMGGARLADDLAEMGVEGKSTSKHKCRLVVAARPAKLDLARFVDLDAPREVPAIGARSAPGVFAWDRIDPGTTLLLETLPPLGGHIADLGAGWGALARAILARNPATTIDAYEADAVSVACLRANLPSVTAHWHDVTKGLPRAGYDAVVSNLPFHDARGENRALAAAFATKAAEALKPGGAFYAVANAHLPYEKTLDTVFTRVERLAERGGYKAFRCSRS from the coding sequence ATGCGCGAGAACGGCGACGATCTGGATTTGCTGCTGGCGGCGATCAAACCGCGCGACGAGGCGCGCGCGTTGTTCGCCAACGCCGCCGCGCATCCGGCCCTCGCCGCGTGGGGTTCGCATCTCGATTGCCGCCAGGACTGGAAGCCGGATGCCGACGCGCTGACCCAATCTGGCGCCAAACTGGTCGACGCCGCGACCGGCCCCTACGACGCCGCTTTCGTGCGCCTGCAACGCCAGCGGCAGCGCCATCTGGGCACGCTCGCCCGCGCGCTCGGCGCCCTCAAACCCGGCGGCATTCTGGCCGTGTGCGGGCTCAATGCGATGGGCGGCGCCAGGCTTGCCGACGATCTGGCCGAGATGGGTGTGGAAGGCAAATCCACCTCCAAGCACAAATGCCGGCTGGTCGTGGCGGCGCGCCCCGCGAAGCTCGATCTCGCGCGCTTCGTCGATCTGGATGCGCCGCGCGAAGTCCCCGCGATCGGCGCCCGAAGCGCCCCGGGCGTGTTCGCCTGGGACCGGATCGATCCGGGCACGACGTTGCTGCTGGAAACGTTGCCGCCGCTTGGCGGACACATCGCCGATCTGGGCGCGGGCTGGGGGGCGCTGGCCCGCGCGATCCTGGCGCGCAATCCCGCCACGACGATCGACGCTTACGAGGCCGACGCCGTGTCGGTCGCGTGCTTGCGCGCCAATCTGCCAAGCGTCACCGCGCATTGGCACGACGTGACGAAGGGATTGCCGCGCGCGGGCTATGACGCGGTCGTCTCCAACCTGCCCTTCCACGATGCGCGCGGCGAGAACCGCGCGCTGGCCGCCGCCTTCGCGACCAAGGCGGCCGAGGCGCTGAAGCCGGGCGGGGCGTTCTACGCCGTCGCCAACGCGCATCTGCCCTACGAAAAAACGCTCGACACGGTGTTCACCCGTGTCGAGCGTCTGGCCGAACGCGGCGGCTACAAAGCGTTCAGATGCAGTAGGTCTTGA
- a CDS encoding type III PLP-dependent enzyme gives MTTKKIQRFLAERRATPYLVVDLDLVADNYRKLKEAVPQAGIYYAVKANPAPEILALLAKLGSAFDTASVNEIDMALKAGVDGKRISFGNTIKKQSDIAAAHARGVTLFAFDSEAELDKIAKAAPGAKVFCRILTSGEGADWPLSRKFGCDVEMARDLLIAAAKRGVVPHGVSFHVGSQMKNVDAWDSAVAQAAWIFRECEAAGVTLNMLNMGGGFPTKYRKDIPVMGSYGAAIHAALAKHFGNRIPPEIIVEPGRQMVGNSGVIDTEVVLVSRKSAKDARRWVYLDIGKFGGLAETMDEAIQYPIVSAKKGPSARVVIAGPTCDSADVMYEKADYRLPLDLEAGDRLEIRATGAYTTTYAAVAFNGFEPIKTYCI, from the coding sequence ATGACCACCAAGAAGATCCAGCGCTTCCTCGCCGAACGACGCGCGACGCCGTATCTGGTCGTCGATCTCGATCTGGTCGCGGATAACTACCGCAAGCTGAAGGAAGCCGTGCCGCAGGCGGGCATCTATTACGCCGTCAAGGCCAACCCGGCGCCGGAAATCCTGGCGCTGCTGGCCAAGCTCGGCTCGGCGTTCGACACCGCCTCGGTCAACGAGATCGACATGGCCCTCAAGGCCGGTGTGGACGGCAAGCGCATCTCGTTCGGCAACACGATCAAGAAGCAGAGCGACATCGCCGCAGCGCATGCGCGCGGCGTGACGCTGTTCGCCTTCGATTCGGAAGCCGAGCTCGACAAGATCGCCAAGGCCGCCCCGGGCGCCAAGGTGTTCTGCCGCATCCTGACCTCGGGCGAAGGTGCGGATTGGCCGCTGTCGCGCAAATTCGGCTGCGACGTCGAAATGGCGCGCGATCTTTTGATCGCCGCGGCCAAGCGCGGCGTCGTGCCGCACGGCGTGTCGTTCCATGTCGGCTCGCAGATGAAGAACGTCGACGCGTGGGATTCGGCCGTGGCGCAAGCCGCGTGGATCTTCCGCGAATGCGAAGCGGCGGGTGTGACGCTCAACATGCTCAACATGGGCGGCGGCTTCCCGACCAAGTATCGCAAGGACATCCCGGTGATGGGCTCCTACGGCGCGGCGATCCATGCGGCGTTGGCCAAGCATTTCGGCAACCGCATCCCGCCGGAAATCATCGTCGAGCCGGGCCGCCAGATGGTCGGCAATTCCGGCGTGATCGACACGGAAGTCGTGCTCGTCAGCCGCAAGTCGGCCAAGGATGCGCGCCGCTGGGTCTATCTCGACATCGGCAAGTTCGGCGGTCTCGCCGAAACGATGGACGAGGCGATCCAGTACCCGATCGTCTCGGCCAAGAAGGGCCCGAGTGCGCGCGTCGTCATCGCCGGCCCGACCTGCGATTCGGCCGACGTGATGTACGAGAAGGCGGATTACCGCCTGCCGCTCGACCTCGAAGCGGGCGACCGTTTGGAGATCCGTGCCACCGGCGCCTACACGACGACCTATGCGGCCGTCGCGTTCAACGGCTTCGAACCGATCAAGACCTACTGCATCTGA